In Parasegetibacter sp. NRK P23, the genomic stretch GTATTATTTGGGAAGCACCACGGTATCTATCACGTGGATCACACCATTGCTCTGGTAAACATCTTTAATGGTTACCATGGCTGAATGTCCGCTTTCGTCCATCAATACCAATTTGTTACCTTTCATGGAAGCCGTGAGTTTACCACCCTGTACAGTGGTGAACACCGCTTTACCGTTTCCTTCTTTGATCTTGGCCATAATGGCGGCCGCATCGTATTTTCCTGCCACCACATGGTAGGTTAATACAGCGGTGAGTTTGCTTTTATTTTCAGGTTTCAACAGTGTTTCCACGGTGCCGGAGGGCAGTTTGTCGAATGCGCGGTTCACCGGTGCGAAAACCGTAAACGGCCCTTCTCCCTGCAATGTCTCCACCAACCCCGCGGCTTTT encodes the following:
- a CDS encoding fasciclin domain-containing protein — protein: MKKMKHALAALALLVTTTVCAQEKTVEVGGAPMYPSKNIVQNAVNSKDHTTLVAAVKAAGLVETLQGEGPFTVFAPVNRAFDKLPSGTVETLLKPENKSKLTAVLTYHVVAGKYDAAAIMAKIKEGNGKAVFTTVQGGKLTASMKGNKLVLMDESGHSAMVTIKDVYQSNGVIHVIDTVVLPK